In Pseudoxanthomonas sp., one genomic interval encodes:
- a CDS encoding NADPH-dependent FMN reductase, translating to MVTHRIGVIIGSLRAGSFNRQLAGAVQALAGDRFAFEEIGIGDLPLYNQDDDGDFPAAGLRFKQQVEACDALLFVTPEYNRSIPGVLKNAIDIGTRPGGSNSFAGKRAGVIGTSPGAHGTVSAQQHLRNVLAAVDVAVLPQPEIAIQYREGQIDADGLVTDERLRKRLQSFLDRFDAWLAA from the coding sequence ATGGTCACCCATCGCATCGGCGTCATCATCGGCAGCCTGCGCGCCGGCTCGTTCAATCGCCAGCTGGCCGGCGCCGTACAGGCGCTGGCGGGCGACCGCTTCGCGTTCGAGGAGATCGGCATCGGCGACCTGCCGCTCTACAACCAGGACGACGATGGCGATTTCCCGGCGGCGGGCCTGCGTTTCAAGCAGCAGGTGGAAGCCTGCGATGCCCTGTTGTTCGTCACGCCGGAGTACAACCGCTCCATCCCGGGCGTGCTGAAGAATGCCATCGACATCGGCACCCGCCCGGGCGGCAGCAATTCGTTCGCCGGCAAGCGCGCCGGCGTGATCGGCACGTCGCCCGGAGCGCACGGCACGGTGTCGGCGCAGCAGCATCTGCGCAACGTGCTGGCGGCGGTGGATGTCGCGGTGCTGCCACAGCCGGAAATCGCCATCCAGTACCGCGAAGGGCAGATCGACGCGGACGGCCTGGTCACCGATGAGCGCCTGCGCAAGCGACTGCAGTCCTTCCTCGATCGATTCGACGCCTGGCTCGCCGCGTAG
- a CDS encoding YgfZ/GcvT domain-containing protein, with the protein MADNLSRTSPPVFALPDHAVVALEGPDAMAFAHAQFANDVASLAPGHWQWNAWLTPKGRVMAVFALVRRADDLLWLVLPDHPAEALADALRRFVFRRKLKIAVPEGIAVGGAFAAPERALGAAFDGESGALELDLGGDGGPRTWRIGPAAAEDPVAQAAWRIADLRHGLPRLSASQREQWTPQQLALDRLSAYSVKKGCYPGQEIVARTHFLGKAKRSLHCFVTAHRMDEGMPVREGERDIGEVACVAHDGEGSVLLAVMPLEHPGTGLTVEGHPLVRQPLLDGLRR; encoded by the coding sequence GTGGCTGACAACCTTTCCCGTACCAGTCCACCGGTTTTCGCCCTTCCCGATCACGCCGTGGTCGCGCTGGAAGGGCCCGATGCCATGGCATTCGCCCATGCCCAGTTCGCCAACGATGTCGCGTCGCTCGCGCCCGGGCACTGGCAGTGGAATGCGTGGCTGACACCGAAGGGACGCGTGATGGCAGTGTTTGCGCTCGTCCGGCGCGCCGACGACCTGCTCTGGCTGGTGCTGCCCGACCATCCCGCCGAGGCGCTTGCCGATGCGTTGCGGCGTTTCGTGTTTAGACGAAAGTTGAAGATCGCGGTACCGGAAGGCATCGCCGTCGGCGGTGCGTTCGCCGCGCCGGAGCGGGCCCTGGGCGCCGCGTTCGACGGGGAAAGTGGCGCGCTAGAACTCGATCTCGGTGGCGACGGCGGCCCACGCACATGGCGGATCGGCCCCGCGGCGGCGGAAGATCCCGTGGCGCAGGCCGCATGGCGGATCGCCGACCTGCGTCACGGCCTGCCCCGCCTGTCCGCTTCGCAGCGCGAACAGTGGACGCCGCAACAGCTCGCCCTGGACCGGCTGTCCGCGTACAGCGTCAAGAAAGGCTGCTATCCCGGCCAGGAAATCGTCGCGCGCACCCACTTCCTCGGCAAGGCCAAGCGCTCCCTGCACTGCTTTGTCACAGCGCACAGGATGGACGAGGGGATGCCGGTGCGGGAGGGCGAGCGCGACATCGGCGAGGTGGCCTGCGTAGCACACGATGGCGAAGGCAGCGTGCTGCTCGCGGTGATGCCGCTGGAACACCCCGGTACCGGCCTGACGGTCGAGGGGCATCCCCTCGTGAGGCAACCTCTGCTGGATGGCCTGCGCCGCTGA
- a CDS encoding MAPEG family protein: MADASATAILWPAVAMAGLTLLVWVRLYQLRLGEMARKRIDSQALASAADSVRLLVDTRASDNFRNLFELPVLFYAGVLLAAQIGVADAASIALAWAFVALRAVHSVVHCTFNHVMTRFVAYALATLALIAFWVRLALVLGAA, from the coding sequence ATGGCCGATGCATCCGCCACGGCGATCCTCTGGCCCGCGGTGGCGATGGCCGGCCTGACCTTGCTGGTGTGGGTGAGGCTGTACCAGCTGCGGCTCGGCGAGATGGCGCGCAAGCGCATCGATTCCCAGGCACTGGCCAGTGCCGCCGATTCGGTGCGCCTGCTGGTCGACACCCGGGCATCCGACAACTTCCGCAACCTGTTCGAGTTGCCGGTGCTGTTCTACGCCGGCGTGCTGCTTGCCGCGCAGATCGGCGTGGCGGACGCCGCGTCGATCGCGCTGGCGTGGGCCTTCGTCGCCTTGCGCGCCGTGCACAGCGTGGTCCACTGCACGTTCAACCACGTCATGACCCGCTTCGTGGCCTATGCGCTGGCCACACTGGCGCTGATCGCGTTCTGGGTGCGCCTGGCCCTCGTGCTGGGGGCAGCATGA
- a CDS encoding succinate dehydrogenase assembly factor 2: MSDDPELKRIRWRCRRGMRELDQLFDRYLARCWATESEPQRVVFLRLLDCEDDKLWRWFMGYEHCPDAELAALVERIRQLPA, encoded by the coding sequence ATGAGCGACGATCCCGAACTCAAGCGTATCCGCTGGCGCTGCCGCCGCGGCATGCGCGAGCTGGACCAGTTGTTCGATCGCTACCTGGCGCGTTGCTGGGCGACCGAATCCGAGCCGCAGCGGGTGGTTTTCCTACGCCTGCTCGATTGCGAGGACGATAAGCTCTGGCGCTGGTTCATGGGCTACGAGCACTGTCCCGATGCGGAACTCGCCGCGCTGGTCGAACGGATCCGTCAACTGCCGGCTTGA
- the sdhA gene encoding succinate dehydrogenase flavoprotein subunit, giving the protein MSAYKITEHKYDMVVVGAGGAGLRATFGLAAKGLQTVCLTKVFPTRSHTVAAQGGISAALGNMGEDDWRYHFYDTIKGSDWLGDQDAIEYMCREAIPAIIELEHYGVPFSRTEDGKIYQRPFGGMTTKFGEGPPAQRTCAAADRTGHAMLHTLYQQSLAHDARFMVEYFALDLIFDEEGACRGVLALDMATGTLHLFRAHGVVLATGGYGRAYFSATSAHTCTGDGGGMVMRAGLPMQDMEFVQFHPTGIYGAGCLITEGVRGEGGILRNSNGERFMERYAPHYKDLASRDVVSRSMTIEIREGRGVGEHKDHILLDLTHLGPEVINEKLPGIAESAHIFAGVDVTKQPIPVIPTVHYNMGGIPTNYHGEVVRKVGDNPDAVVPGLYAIGEAACVSVHGANRLGSNSLLDLVVFGRAVANRCAETIKSGSAHKPLAGDACDKALSHLDKLRNANGDTPTSVIRDNMQRTMQADAAVFRTSKTLKEGCDKMADIFSSFQDVKVSDRSLVWNSDLIETYELHNLLLNAVATINSAEQRHESRGAHAHEDFPERDDENWQKHTLVNVADDGTCSFDSRPVHMYTLSNDVDVVPPKPRVY; this is encoded by the coding sequence ATGTCCGCTTACAAGATCACCGAACACAAGTACGACATGGTCGTGGTGGGCGCCGGCGGTGCCGGCCTGCGCGCGACCTTCGGCCTGGCGGCCAAGGGCCTGCAGACCGTCTGCCTGACCAAGGTCTTCCCGACCCGCTCGCACACCGTGGCGGCGCAGGGCGGCATTTCCGCCGCGCTGGGTAACATGGGCGAGGACGACTGGCGCTACCACTTCTACGACACCATCAAGGGCTCGGACTGGCTGGGCGACCAGGACGCCATCGAGTACATGTGCCGCGAGGCCATCCCGGCCATCATCGAGCTGGAGCACTACGGCGTGCCGTTCTCGCGCACCGAGGACGGCAAGATCTACCAGCGCCCGTTCGGCGGCATGACCACTAAGTTCGGCGAGGGCCCGCCGGCGCAGCGCACCTGCGCCGCGGCCGACCGTACCGGCCACGCCATGCTGCACACGCTGTACCAGCAGTCGCTGGCGCACGATGCGCGCTTCATGGTCGAGTACTTCGCGCTGGACCTGATCTTCGACGAGGAAGGCGCCTGCCGCGGCGTGCTCGCCCTGGACATGGCCACCGGCACCCTGCACCTGTTCCGCGCCCACGGTGTGGTGCTGGCGACCGGCGGCTACGGCCGTGCCTACTTCTCGGCGACCTCCGCGCACACCTGCACCGGCGACGGTGGCGGCATGGTGATGCGTGCCGGCCTGCCGATGCAGGACATGGAGTTCGTGCAGTTCCATCCCACCGGCATCTATGGCGCCGGCTGCCTCATCACCGAGGGCGTGCGTGGCGAAGGCGGCATCCTGCGCAACAGTAACGGTGAGCGCTTCATGGAGCGCTACGCCCCGCACTACAAGGACCTGGCCTCGCGCGACGTGGTCAGCCGCTCGATGACCATCGAGATCCGCGAAGGCCGCGGCGTGGGCGAGCACAAGGACCACATCCTGCTCGACCTGACCCACCTGGGTCCGGAAGTGATCAACGAGAAGCTGCCCGGCATCGCCGAGAGCGCCCACATCTTCGCCGGCGTGGACGTGACCAAGCAGCCGATCCCGGTCATCCCGACCGTGCACTACAACATGGGCGGCATCCCGACCAACTACCACGGCGAAGTCGTGCGCAAGGTCGGCGACAATCCGGATGCGGTGGTGCCGGGCCTGTACGCGATCGGCGAGGCTGCCTGCGTGTCGGTGCACGGGGCCAATCGCCTCGGCTCCAACTCGCTGCTGGACCTGGTGGTGTTCGGTCGTGCGGTGGCCAACCGCTGCGCCGAGACCATCAAGAGCGGGTCGGCGCACAAGCCGCTGGCGGGCGACGCCTGCGACAAGGCGCTGTCGCACCTGGACAAGCTGCGCAACGCCAACGGCGACACGCCCACCTCGGTAATCCGCGACAACATGCAGCGCACGATGCAGGCCGATGCCGCGGTCTTCCGCACGAGCAAAACGCTGAAGGAAGGCTGCGACAAGATGGCCGACATCTTCTCCAGCTTCCAGGACGTCAAGGTCAGCGACCGCTCGCTGGTCTGGAACTCGGACCTGATCGAGACCTACGAGCTGCACAACCTGCTGCTCAACGCCGTGGCCACGATCAACTCGGCCGAACAGCGCCACGAGAGCCGCGGCGCGCACGCGCACGAGGACTTCCCCGAGCGCGACGACGAGAACTGGCAGAAGCACACGCTGGTCAACGTCGCCGACGACGGCACGTGCAGCTTCGATTCCCGCCCCGTGCACATGTACACGCTCAGCAACGACGTGGACGTGGTGCCGCCGAAGCCGCGCGTTTACTAA
- the lolD gene encoding lipoprotein-releasing ABC transporter ATP-binding protein LolD, whose amino-acid sequence MNEVIRSAVVYAEALGKTYAEGKLRTPVFDGLELNVQPGETVAIVGASGAGKSTLLHLLGGLDTPTSGEVYVAGKKMSALSDAARGQLRNQALGFVYQFHHLLPEFTALENVMMPVMLGGVGVEAASGKARLLLESVGLGHRLTHKPGELSGGERQRAAVARALVNQPACVLGDEPTGNLDEKTAATVFELMLDLNRAHKTSLVLVTHDRRLARRLDRVLELHEGKLRELARDAV is encoded by the coding sequence ATGAATGAGGTCATCCGTTCCGCCGTGGTTTACGCCGAAGCGCTGGGCAAGACCTACGCCGAAGGCAAACTGCGCACGCCGGTGTTCGACGGCCTGGAACTCAACGTGCAACCCGGCGAGACCGTCGCCATCGTCGGTGCCTCCGGCGCGGGCAAGAGCACGCTGCTGCACCTGCTCGGTGGTCTGGACACACCGACGTCGGGCGAGGTGTATGTCGCCGGCAAGAAGATGTCGGCGCTCTCCGACGCCGCACGCGGCCAGCTGCGCAATCAGGCGCTCGGCTTCGTCTACCAGTTCCACCACCTCCTGCCCGAGTTCACCGCGCTTGAGAACGTCATGATGCCGGTGATGCTGGGTGGCGTGGGGGTGGAAGCCGCGTCGGGCAAGGCGAGATTGCTGCTGGAATCGGTCGGCCTCGGCCACCGGCTGACGCACAAGCCGGGCGAGCTGTCCGGTGGCGAGCGTCAGCGTGCCGCGGTGGCACGCGCGCTGGTCAACCAGCCGGCTTGCGTGCTGGGCGACGAGCCCACGGGCAATCTGGACGAGAAGACGGCGGCGACGGTGTTCGAGCTGATGCTCGACCTCAATCGTGCGCACAAGACCAGTCTGGTGCTGGTAACCCACGACCGTCGCCTGGCACGGAGGCTGGACCGCGTGCTGGAGCTGCACGAAGGCAAGCTGCGCGAACTGGCCCGCGACGCCGTCTGA
- a CDS encoding IS30 family transposase, whose product MYCQLTEPERYTLSVLKRQGCSLRRIARILERHPSTISREVRRNATVAQGKPRPLYVPSKAQEHANGRRRRSRRVKQHEQAVYAHVESLLVQQQWSPEQIAHHLPEQIGASISHMTIYRHVRRDQRQGGLLYKHLRQGGKRRRKRTYGPETRGKLANKPMIDTRPGSVEGRQEAGHWEGDTVMGVSGERDCLLTLVERSTGLALVMKLPHRTVSAVNRAALRAMQTSGLPFTTITWDNGTEFHGYRALEHAAGIRCYFAYPHHPWERGSNENFNGLLRQYFPKGKSLARIRQADCNAVVAKLNQRPRKRYGFQTPKQRLQQTSRVLHLGC is encoded by the coding sequence ATGTACTGCCAGCTCACCGAGCCGGAACGATACACCCTGTCCGTGCTCAAGCGGCAGGGCTGCTCGCTTCGCCGCATTGCCCGGATCCTGGAACGCCACCCCAGCACGATCAGTCGCGAGGTTCGCCGCAACGCGACGGTGGCGCAAGGCAAACCCCGTCCGCTGTATGTGCCCAGCAAGGCGCAGGAGCATGCCAATGGGCGACGCCGCCGCAGCCGACGCGTGAAGCAACACGAGCAGGCCGTGTACGCGCATGTCGAATCCCTGCTGGTGCAGCAACAGTGGAGTCCGGAGCAGATCGCCCATCACTTGCCTGAGCAGATCGGCGCGTCGATCAGCCACATGACTATTTACCGCCATGTGCGCCGCGACCAGCGGCAAGGTGGGCTGCTGTACAAGCACCTGCGGCAAGGAGGAAAGCGACGACGTAAGCGTACCTATGGCCCGGAGACACGAGGGAAACTGGCCAACAAGCCGATGATCGACACGCGACCCGGTTCCGTTGAAGGGCGGCAGGAGGCTGGGCACTGGGAGGGCGACACGGTGATGGGTGTCTCAGGCGAGCGGGACTGCCTACTGACCCTGGTTGAGCGCAGCACGGGATTGGCGTTGGTGATGAAGCTGCCACATCGCACGGTGAGTGCGGTCAATCGCGCCGCGCTCCGCGCCATGCAAACCAGCGGGCTGCCCTTCACGACGATCACGTGGGACAACGGCACGGAGTTCCATGGCTATCGCGCCTTGGAGCACGCCGCAGGCATCCGCTGCTACTTCGCCTATCCGCACCACCCATGGGAGCGTGGCAGCAACGAGAACTTCAACGGCCTGCTGCGCCAGTACTTCCCGAAAGGAAAGAGCCTGGCACGGATCCGTCAAGCCGACTGCAACGCCGTTGTCGCTAAACTCAACCAACGACCGAGGAAACGCTATGGCTTCCAGACCCCGAAACAACGATTGCAGCAAACATCACGGGTGTTGCACTTGGGGTGTTAA
- a CDS encoding DUF1674 domain-containing protein, producing the protein MIGQTPPIPDPDSGTQPSDTAPPTTGAGTGDSAVQKEIGGRDGPEPTRYGDWEKNGRCIDF; encoded by the coding sequence ATGATAGGTCAAACTCCCCCGATCCCCGACCCCGATTCCGGAACACAGCCGTCCGACACCGCGCCGCCGACCACAGGTGCAGGTACGGGAGATTCGGCCGTGCAGAAGGAGATCGGCGGCCGCGACGGGCCCGAGCCCACGCGTTACGGGGATTGGGAAAAGAACGGCCGCTGCATCGATTTCTGA
- the sdhC gene encoding succinate dehydrogenase, cytochrome b556 subunit, producing MATPQRPLSPHLQVYRWQIQMVTSILHRATGIVLAAGALLITAGLVALMIGPDAWNCVTGIAGAWYGQLFLFGWTWAFAYHLCNGIRHIVQDFAIGYRIATFVRSSWLSVIGSLVITALVWAYVLLGAGA from the coding sequence ATGGCGACTCCACAACGTCCGCTTTCCCCCCATCTGCAGGTCTACCGTTGGCAGATCCAGATGGTGACCTCCATCCTGCATCGCGCCACCGGCATCGTGCTGGCCGCCGGTGCGCTGCTGATCACCGCAGGCCTGGTGGCCCTGATGATCGGCCCCGATGCCTGGAACTGCGTCACCGGCATCGCCGGTGCCTGGTACGGCCAGCTGTTCCTGTTCGGCTGGACCTGGGCCTTCGCCTACCACCTGTGCAACGGCATCCGCCACATCGTGCAGGACTTCGCCATCGGCTACCGCATCGCCACGTTCGTGCGCAGCAGCTGGCTGTCGGTGATCGGCAGCCTGGTCATCACGGCCCTGGTGTGGGCCTATGTGCTGTTGGGAGCTGGCGCATGA
- a CDS encoding lipoprotein-releasing ABC transporter permease subunit, with protein MFKPIPVAIGLRYLRAKRRNGFISFISLASVLGIALGVMILITTLSVMSGFQREIRDRLLQATAHATVSGAGEAMQDWPLATKVAMADSRVSGAAPFIHVQAMLTGNADPQGALVTGILPGEEPKVSVIGDKMKQGKLDSLQPGQFHILLGQELAAWLRVGVGDSVVVTAGDFQGTPMGAMPKIKRFTVSGIFSVGHNDVDRNLALVHMGDLQRVLRMGDGVTGVRLKLHDMYQSWDVARDLALRLQGPYRISDWTSENANLYHSLKMEKTVMGILLSFIILMGAFSLVNSQVMLVTDKQADIAILRTLGLTPRGVMQVFMVQGVLIGVMGTVLGVIGGILLTINLEYILAAIEAVFKVTLLPPDVYYITGLPYELSGSEVVTIAAVALTMSFLATLYPAWRAARTQPAEALRYE; from the coding sequence ATGTTCAAACCCATTCCTGTCGCCATCGGCCTGCGCTATCTCCGCGCCAAGCGCCGCAACGGTTTCATCTCCTTCATCTCGCTCGCCTCGGTGCTCGGCATCGCCTTGGGCGTGATGATCCTGATCACCACCCTGTCGGTGATGAGCGGCTTCCAGCGCGAGATACGTGATCGCCTGCTGCAGGCCACCGCCCACGCGACGGTCAGCGGCGCGGGCGAGGCGATGCAGGACTGGCCGCTTGCAACCAAGGTCGCGATGGCCGACTCCCGCGTCTCGGGCGCCGCGCCCTTCATCCACGTGCAGGCCATGCTCACCGGCAATGCCGATCCGCAGGGCGCGCTGGTCACCGGCATCCTGCCGGGCGAAGAGCCCAAGGTTTCGGTGATCGGCGACAAGATGAAGCAGGGCAAACTGGATTCGCTGCAGCCGGGCCAGTTCCACATCCTGCTCGGGCAGGAACTGGCGGCGTGGCTGCGCGTCGGCGTCGGCGACAGCGTCGTGGTCACCGCCGGCGACTTCCAAGGAACGCCAATGGGTGCGATGCCCAAGATCAAGCGCTTCACCGTCAGCGGCATCTTCTCGGTCGGCCACAACGACGTGGACCGTAACCTGGCGCTGGTCCACATGGGCGACCTGCAGCGCGTACTGCGGATGGGCGACGGCGTCACCGGCGTACGGCTGAAGCTGCACGACATGTACCAGTCCTGGGACGTCGCGCGCGACCTGGCGCTGCGGTTGCAGGGTCCGTACCGCATCAGCGACTGGACCAGCGAGAACGCCAACCTCTACCACTCGCTGAAGATGGAAAAGACGGTGATGGGCATCCTGCTGTCCTTCATCATCCTGATGGGGGCGTTCTCGCTGGTGAATTCGCAGGTGATGCTGGTGACCGACAAGCAGGCCGACATCGCCATCCTGCGCACGCTCGGCCTGACGCCGCGTGGGGTGATGCAGGTGTTCATGGTGCAGGGCGTGCTGATCGGCGTGATGGGCACGGTGCTGGGCGTGATCGGCGGCATCCTGCTGACCATCAATCTGGAATACATCCTGGCCGCCATCGAGGCGGTGTTCAAAGTGACGCTGCTCCCGCCCGACGTGTACTACATCACTGGGCTGCCGTACGAACTGAGCGGCAGCGAAGTCGTGACGATCGCGGCCGTGGCACTGACGATGAGTTTCCTGGCCACGCTGTATCCGGCGTGGCGCGCCGCCCGCACCCAGCCCGCGGAGGCGCTGCGCTATGAATGA
- the sdhD gene encoding succinate dehydrogenase, hydrophobic membrane anchor protein, whose translation MSNFRTPIKNARGLGSAKTGTEHFVHQRLTATALVALTLWFLVFVLSLAGADYVTATAAIAKPWNAMLLVGFLVAMFWHAQLGLQVILEDYIHNSLLALAVQTTVKFIAVLGAIVSVFAVARIALGN comes from the coding sequence ATGAGCAACTTCCGTACGCCCATCAAGAATGCACGCGGCCTGGGCTCGGCCAAGACCGGTACCGAACATTTCGTGCACCAGCGCCTGACCGCCACCGCGCTGGTCGCGCTGACGCTGTGGTTCCTGGTGTTCGTGCTGAGCCTGGCCGGCGCGGATTACGTGACCGCCACCGCCGCCATCGCCAAGCCCTGGAACGCCATGCTGCTGGTGGGATTCCTGGTCGCCATGTTCTGGCATGCGCAGCTGGGCCTGCAGGTCATCCTGGAAGACTACATCCACAACTCGCTGCTCGCGCTCGCCGTGCAGACCACCGTCAAGTTCATCGCCGTGCTGGGCGCCATCGTGAGCGTCTTCGCCGTGGCCCGCATCGCGCTGGGGAATTGA
- a CDS encoding succinate dehydrogenase iron-sulfur subunit: MAEFSLPKNSRVTKGKHFPAKGAKNVRTFKVYRWNPDDGANPRTDTYEIDLDKCGPMVLDALIKIKNEIDPTLTFRRSCREGICGSCAMNIDGTNTLACTKAIGDCGKAEVPIYPLPHMDVVKDLVPDLTHFYAQYASIKPWIRTQTPAPPDRERLQSPEDRKKLDGLYECILCACCSTSCPSYWWNGERYLGPAILLQAYRWIIDSRDEDTGARLDDLEDPFKLYRCHTIMNCARTCPKGLNPALAIAEIKKLMMARRA, translated from the coding sequence ATGGCCGAATTTTCGCTCCCGAAGAACTCGCGCGTCACCAAGGGCAAGCACTTCCCCGCGAAGGGCGCCAAGAACGTGCGCACCTTCAAGGTGTACCGCTGGAACCCGGACGACGGCGCCAATCCGCGCACCGACACCTACGAGATCGATCTGGACAAGTGCGGGCCGATGGTCCTGGACGCGCTGATCAAGATCAAGAACGAGATCGATCCCACGCTGACGTTCCGCCGCTCCTGCCGCGAAGGCATCTGCGGCTCGTGCGCCATGAACATCGACGGCACCAACACGCTGGCCTGCACCAAGGCCATCGGCGACTGCGGCAAGGCCGAAGTGCCGATCTATCCGCTGCCGCACATGGACGTGGTGAAGGACCTGGTGCCGGACCTGACCCATTTCTACGCGCAGTACGCCTCGATCAAGCCATGGATCCGCACGCAGACCCCGGCGCCGCCGGACCGCGAGCGCCTGCAGTCGCCGGAAGACCGCAAGAAGCTGGACGGCCTGTACGAGTGCATCCTGTGCGCCTGCTGCTCGACCAGCTGTCCGAGCTACTGGTGGAACGGCGAGCGTTACCTGGGGCCAGCGATCCTGCTGCAGGCGTACCGCTGGATCATCGACTCGCGCGACGAAGACACCGGGGCGCGCCTGGACGATCTGGAAGATCCGTTCAAGCTGTATCGCTGCCACACCATCATGAACTGCGCGCGCACTTGCCCGAAGGGCCTGAACCCCGCGCTGGCGATCGCCGAGATCAAAAAGTTGATGATGGCGCGTCGCGCCTGA
- the ubiM gene encoding 5-demethoxyubiquinol-8 5-hydroxylase UbiM, with amino-acid sequence MQHDVIIIGAGPTGLCLAKALCDLDLKVALVERQPRAAIAEPAFDGREIALTHASMRLLRELGLWQHLPEDECSPLRAARVMEGDGLHDMRIEATLAGKPALGMLAPNHRIREAAWRVACDLPGLDLFDDVRIHAVRTTDDHAEVILGDGLRLEAPLLVAADSRFSETRRAMGIAADQYDFGKSMLVCRMHHEQPNRGVAWEWFGHGQTLALLPLREHLSSVVVTLPDNASRRLAALDVDAFACEMEQRYGHRLGHMRLESSRHVYPLVGVYARRFVGRRFALAGDAAVGMHPVTAHGFNLGLASVERLADLAREALRWGGDLGGAGGLARYERRHRRGSRPLHLATRAIVELYTNDRAPARLVRESLLRAGRRLTPFRRVLAHTLADERPLDRHPLQRLRDGLERLRP; translated from the coding sequence ATGCAGCATGACGTCATCATCATCGGCGCCGGCCCGACCGGCCTGTGCCTGGCCAAGGCGCTGTGCGATCTCGACCTGAAGGTGGCGCTGGTGGAACGCCAGCCGCGCGCGGCGATCGCCGAGCCCGCATTCGACGGCCGCGAGATCGCCCTGACCCACGCCTCGATGCGCCTGCTGCGCGAACTCGGCCTCTGGCAGCACCTGCCGGAGGACGAATGCTCGCCGCTGCGCGCGGCGCGGGTGATGGAAGGCGACGGCCTGCACGACATGCGCATCGAGGCGACGCTGGCGGGCAAGCCGGCACTGGGCATGCTGGCGCCCAATCACCGCATCCGCGAGGCCGCCTGGCGGGTGGCCTGCGATCTGCCCGGGCTGGACCTGTTCGACGATGTGCGCATCCATGCGGTCCGCACGACCGACGACCACGCCGAAGTGATCCTCGGCGATGGCCTGCGCCTGGAAGCCCCCCTGCTGGTCGCGGCCGACAGCCGGTTCTCCGAGACACGGCGCGCGATGGGCATCGCGGCGGACCAGTACGATTTCGGCAAGAGCATGCTGGTCTGCCGGATGCACCACGAGCAGCCGAACCGCGGCGTGGCCTGGGAGTGGTTCGGCCACGGGCAGACCCTGGCGCTGCTGCCGCTGCGGGAGCACCTGTCCTCGGTCGTGGTCACCCTGCCCGACAACGCGTCACGGCGACTGGCCGCGCTCGACGTGGATGCCTTCGCATGCGAGATGGAACAACGTTATGGGCACCGCCTCGGGCACATGCGCCTGGAGAGCAGTCGGCACGTGTATCCGCTGGTCGGCGTCTACGCGCGCCGCTTCGTCGGACGCCGATTCGCGCTGGCAGGCGACGCGGCGGTGGGCATGCATCCGGTGACGGCACATGGCTTCAATCTGGGCCTGGCCAGCGTGGAGCGGCTCGCCGACCTGGCGCGCGAGGCACTGCGATGGGGAGGTGACCTGGGCGGTGCCGGGGGCCTGGCCCGCTACGAGCGCCGCCACCGCCGCGGCTCCCGTCCGCTCCATCTGGCGACCCGCGCCATCGTCGAGCTGTACACGAACGACCGCGCGCCCGCGCGCCTGGTGCGCGAATCCCTCCTGCGGGCGGGGCGGCGGCTCACGCCGTTCCGGCGCGTCCTGGCGCATACGCTGGCCGACGAACGCCCCCTGGACCGCCATCCGCTGCAGCGTCTGCGCGACGGCCTGGAGCGCCTGCGACCGTAG